Proteins from one Panicum virgatum strain AP13 chromosome 7K, P.virgatum_v5, whole genome shotgun sequence genomic window:
- the LOC120642116 gene encoding uncharacterized protein LOC120642116 isoform X1, whose amino-acid sequence MGLLEELFGGDRHGHSRGRANKASGMAADAPTPSSGAIPPLSSAAASVVRRCARIAGVPVDQLLRRFDGEEQASRPLAYARSVVEYCSYIALRVETRRQDHLGDREFHSLTYDMMLAWEAPDEDTDAMFQKTAFSILHDDEDDDGGGSIFYSSPTQMAIQVDGRRTVGPEAFAKITPACPAIAHPITVRNLFDALTNSTGGRLHFLIYHKYLKKLDQVLSLAKSISGGHRAPDLELSDGEIILDIYGTTTTKPVLQHIGTSTWPGRLTLTNHALYFEAIGVDFSYGEAAVYDLARDLKQSVKRESTGPWGAHLFDKAVMYKSNSTSEPVFFEFPQFKGHTRRDYWFSIIKEVLHAHKFIRKYRLASFQKSEALSVATLGILRYRTLKEGFHVLPAHFKTTLAFNLAEKLPKGDKILEAMYSQLKQHCPRFGGSQNPGQSNSDELTLVDPFPLSAYTMVTMGLLTLKKEDNPEERDFAARDVQIGGTSSMQMALERSVGYSGRVEAARATLDQVKLEDIDTNVAVLKELLYPLIEIGKSLLALTEWDEPFKSYVFLLCFLYMVYSGWIWFVFPGFLLGSTIFMLWNKHYGNMQSIGAFEIITPPPRRTVEQLLALQEAISQVEAHVQAGNIFLLKLRSLMLAAFPQSTNKVAGALVVAATAFMLKPLRTIVLLILLEVYTRQMPVRKKSSEKLVRRLREWWLRIPAAPVQLLKPQDTTRRWRSRLRSR is encoded by the exons ATGGGTCTCCTTGAGGAGCTCTTCGGCGGCGACCGGCACGGCCACAGCAGGGGGCGGGCGAACAAGGCGAGTGGCATGGCGGCGGACGCGCCGACGCCGTCGAGCGGCGCCATCCCGCCCctctcgtccgccgccgcctccgtcgtcCGCCGATGCGCGAG GATCGCGGGCGTGCCGGTGGATCAGCTGCTCCGGCGGTtcgacggggaggagcaggccAGCCGGCCGCTGGCGTACGCCAGGAGCGTCGTGGAGTACTGCTCCTACATTGCCCTGCGCGTGGAGACCAGGCGGCAGGACCACCTCGGCGACAGGGAGTTCCACTCGCTCACCTACGACATGATGCTCGCCTGGGAGGCGCCCGACGAGGACACCGACGCCATGTTTCAG AAAACGGCTTTCAGTATTCTACATGACGACGAGGATGACGATGGCGGTGGATCCATTTTCTATTCAAGCCCAACGCAAATGGCCATTCAG GTCGATGGGAGGAGGACAGTTGGACCCGAGGCATTTGCCAAGATAACTCCTGCATGCCCTGCCATAGCACATCCCATCACTGTTCGTAACCTATTTGACGCCCTCACCAACTCAACCGGAGGACGGCTGCATTTCCTTATCTACCACAAGTACCTCAAAAAATTAGACCA GGTCCTCAGCCTTGCAAAAAGTATATCAGGGGGGCACAGAGCTCCTGACCTTGAGCTCTCAGACGGCGAAATAATCCTCGACATCTACGGTACTACAACGACCAAGCCAGTTCTTCAACATATCGGGACGTCCACATGGCCTG GGAGGCTCACACTGACGAATCACGCACTCTACTTTGAGGCCATTGGTGTTGATTTCTCATATGGCGAGGCTGCTGTGTATGATCTGGCAAGGGACTTGAAACAGTCAGTAAAACGTGAGTCCACTGGGCCATGGGGTGCTCACCTCTTTGACAAAGCAGTCATGTACAAGTCTAACTCGAC AAGTGAACCCGTCTTCTTTGAATTCCCACAATTCAAAGGTCACACTCGTCGGGACTATTGGTTTTCAATCATCAAAGAGGTGTTGCACGCACATAAGTTCATCAGGAAGTATAGGCTTGCTAGTTTTCAAAAGTCAGAGGCCCTCTCAGTCGCGACATTAGGGATTCTAAGGTACCGCACATTAAAAGAGGGCTTCCACGTACTACCGGCACATTTTAAGACCACCCTTGCCTTCAACTTAGCAGAGAAACTACCTAAAGGAGACAAAATTTTGGAGGCAATGTACAGCCAGCTCAAGCAGCATTGCCCAAGATTTGGAGGAAGTCAGAATCCTGGTCAGAGCAATTCTGATGAATTGACGCTTGTTGACCCCTTCCCTCTTTCTGCATATACTATGGTGACGATGGGTTTGTTGACCCTGAAAAAGGAGGACAATCCTGAGGAGAGGGATTTCGCGGCGCGAGACGTGCAGATTGGAGGAACTAGTTCAATGCAGATGGCTCTAGAGCGATCAGTTGGGTATTCAGGCAGAGTGGAAGCAGCTAGGGCCACGCTTGATCAAGTCAAACTGGAAGACATAGACACTAATGTGGCTGTTCTAAAG GAACTACTATATCCTCTGATTGAAATAGGCAAAAGTTTGTTGGCTTTGACCGAGTGGGATGAGCCCTTTAAATCTTATGTCTTCTTGTTATGCTTCCTCTACATGGTATACAG TGGTTGGATTTGGTTCGTGTTTCCTGGATTTTTGCTTGGCTCTACTATCTTCATGCTATGGAACAAACATTACGGGAACATGCAGTCGATAGGAGCATTTGAGATCATAACTCCTCCTCCAAGAAGAACTGTGGAACAACTCCTAGCTCTACAAGAGGCCATCTCGCAGGTGGAAGCTCATGTGCAGGCTGGGAATATTTTTCTCCTTAAGCTTCGGTCCCTCATGCTTGCGGCATTTCCTCAG AGCACCAACAAAGTTGCTGGTGCGCTGGTTGTTGCTGCTACGGCATTCATGCTGAAGCCACTAAGAACCATCGTTCTGCTCATTCTTCTAGAAGTATACACAAGACAGATGCCGGTGAGGAAGAAAAGCAGCGAGAAATTGGTGAGAAGGTTAAGGGAGTGGTGGCTCCGGATTCCAGCTGCACCTGTACAGCTTCTAAAGCCTCAGGACACCACCAGGAGATGGAGATCGAGGTTGAGATCAAGATAA
- the LOC120642116 gene encoding uncharacterized protein LOC120642116 isoform X2, producing the protein MGLLEELFGGDRHGHSRGRANKASGMAADAPTPSSGAIPPLSSAAASVVRRCARIAGVPVDQLLRRFDGEEQASRPLAYARSVVEYCSYIALRVETRRQDHLGDREFHSLTYDMMLAWEAPDEDTDAMFQKTAFSILHDDEDDDGGGSIFYSSPTQMAIQVDGRRTVGPEAFAKITPACPAIAHPITVRNLFDALTNSTGGRLHFLIYHKYLKKLDQVLSLAKSISGGHRAPDLELSDGEIILDIYGTTTTKPVLQHIGTSTWPGRLTLTNHALYFEAIGVDFSYGEAAVYDLARDLKQSVKRESTGPWGAHLFDKAVMYKSNSTEPVFFEFPQFKGHTRRDYWFSIIKEVLHAHKFIRKYRLASFQKSEALSVATLGILRYRTLKEGFHVLPAHFKTTLAFNLAEKLPKGDKILEAMYSQLKQHCPRFGGSQNPGQSNSDELTLVDPFPLSAYTMVTMGLLTLKKEDNPEERDFAARDVQIGGTSSMQMALERSVGYSGRVEAARATLDQVKLEDIDTNVAVLKELLYPLIEIGKSLLALTEWDEPFKSYVFLLCFLYMVYSGWIWFVFPGFLLGSTIFMLWNKHYGNMQSIGAFEIITPPPRRTVEQLLALQEAISQVEAHVQAGNIFLLKLRSLMLAAFPQSTNKVAGALVVAATAFMLKPLRTIVLLILLEVYTRQMPVRKKSSEKLVRRLREWWLRIPAAPVQLLKPQDTTRRWRSRLRSR; encoded by the exons ATGGGTCTCCTTGAGGAGCTCTTCGGCGGCGACCGGCACGGCCACAGCAGGGGGCGGGCGAACAAGGCGAGTGGCATGGCGGCGGACGCGCCGACGCCGTCGAGCGGCGCCATCCCGCCCctctcgtccgccgccgcctccgtcgtcCGCCGATGCGCGAG GATCGCGGGCGTGCCGGTGGATCAGCTGCTCCGGCGGTtcgacggggaggagcaggccAGCCGGCCGCTGGCGTACGCCAGGAGCGTCGTGGAGTACTGCTCCTACATTGCCCTGCGCGTGGAGACCAGGCGGCAGGACCACCTCGGCGACAGGGAGTTCCACTCGCTCACCTACGACATGATGCTCGCCTGGGAGGCGCCCGACGAGGACACCGACGCCATGTTTCAG AAAACGGCTTTCAGTATTCTACATGACGACGAGGATGACGATGGCGGTGGATCCATTTTCTATTCAAGCCCAACGCAAATGGCCATTCAG GTCGATGGGAGGAGGACAGTTGGACCCGAGGCATTTGCCAAGATAACTCCTGCATGCCCTGCCATAGCACATCCCATCACTGTTCGTAACCTATTTGACGCCCTCACCAACTCAACCGGAGGACGGCTGCATTTCCTTATCTACCACAAGTACCTCAAAAAATTAGACCA GGTCCTCAGCCTTGCAAAAAGTATATCAGGGGGGCACAGAGCTCCTGACCTTGAGCTCTCAGACGGCGAAATAATCCTCGACATCTACGGTACTACAACGACCAAGCCAGTTCTTCAACATATCGGGACGTCCACATGGCCTG GGAGGCTCACACTGACGAATCACGCACTCTACTTTGAGGCCATTGGTGTTGATTTCTCATATGGCGAGGCTGCTGTGTATGATCTGGCAAGGGACTTGAAACAGTCAGTAAAACGTGAGTCCACTGGGCCATGGGGTGCTCACCTCTTTGACAAAGCAGTCATGTACAAGTCTAACTCGAC TGAACCCGTCTTCTTTGAATTCCCACAATTCAAAGGTCACACTCGTCGGGACTATTGGTTTTCAATCATCAAAGAGGTGTTGCACGCACATAAGTTCATCAGGAAGTATAGGCTTGCTAGTTTTCAAAAGTCAGAGGCCCTCTCAGTCGCGACATTAGGGATTCTAAGGTACCGCACATTAAAAGAGGGCTTCCACGTACTACCGGCACATTTTAAGACCACCCTTGCCTTCAACTTAGCAGAGAAACTACCTAAAGGAGACAAAATTTTGGAGGCAATGTACAGCCAGCTCAAGCAGCATTGCCCAAGATTTGGAGGAAGTCAGAATCCTGGTCAGAGCAATTCTGATGAATTGACGCTTGTTGACCCCTTCCCTCTTTCTGCATATACTATGGTGACGATGGGTTTGTTGACCCTGAAAAAGGAGGACAATCCTGAGGAGAGGGATTTCGCGGCGCGAGACGTGCAGATTGGAGGAACTAGTTCAATGCAGATGGCTCTAGAGCGATCAGTTGGGTATTCAGGCAGAGTGGAAGCAGCTAGGGCCACGCTTGATCAAGTCAAACTGGAAGACATAGACACTAATGTGGCTGTTCTAAAG GAACTACTATATCCTCTGATTGAAATAGGCAAAAGTTTGTTGGCTTTGACCGAGTGGGATGAGCCCTTTAAATCTTATGTCTTCTTGTTATGCTTCCTCTACATGGTATACAG TGGTTGGATTTGGTTCGTGTTTCCTGGATTTTTGCTTGGCTCTACTATCTTCATGCTATGGAACAAACATTACGGGAACATGCAGTCGATAGGAGCATTTGAGATCATAACTCCTCCTCCAAGAAGAACTGTGGAACAACTCCTAGCTCTACAAGAGGCCATCTCGCAGGTGGAAGCTCATGTGCAGGCTGGGAATATTTTTCTCCTTAAGCTTCGGTCCCTCATGCTTGCGGCATTTCCTCAG AGCACCAACAAAGTTGCTGGTGCGCTGGTTGTTGCTGCTACGGCATTCATGCTGAAGCCACTAAGAACCATCGTTCTGCTCATTCTTCTAGAAGTATACACAAGACAGATGCCGGTGAGGAAGAAAAGCAGCGAGAAATTGGTGAGAAGGTTAAGGGAGTGGTGGCTCCGGATTCCAGCTGCACCTGTACAGCTTCTAAAGCCTCAGGACACCACCAGGAGATGGAGATCGAGGTTGAGATCAAGATAA
- the LOC120642117 gene encoding pyruvate kinase, cytosolic isozyme-like, producing the protein MANIDMAAILADLDRGDADTRVPKTKLVCTLGPASRSVPLLEKLLRAGMNVARFNFSHGTHEYHQETLDNLRQAMHNTGILCAVMLDTKGPEIRTGFLKDGKPIKLTKGQEITVTTDYDIKGDENTIAMSYKKLPVDVKPGNVILCADGTISLTVLSCDLDAGTVRCKCENTAMLGERKNCNLPGIVVDLPTLTEKDKEDILGWGVPNDIDMIALSFVRKGSDLVTVRQVLGQHAKRIKLMSKVENQEGVVNFDEILRETDAFMVARGDLGMEIPVEKIFLAQKMMIYKCNIAGKPVVTATQMLESMIKSPRPTRAEATDVANAVLDGTDCVMLSGESAAGAYPELAVKIMARICIEAESSLDHEAVFKAMIRSAPLPMSPLESLASSAVRTANKAKAALIVVLTRGGTTAKLVAKYRPRVPILSVVVPVLTTDSFDWTISSEGPARHSLIYRGLIPLLAEGSAKATDSESTEVILEAALKTAVQKQLCKPGEAVVALHRIGVASVIKICIVK; encoded by the exons ATGGCGAACATCGACATGGCCGCGATCCTGGCCGACCTGGACCGCGGCGACGCCGACACGCGGGTGCCCAAGACCAAGCTCGTCTGCACGCTCGGCCCGGCCTCCCGCTCCGTCCCCTTGCTCGAGAAGCTGCTCCGAGCCGGCATGAACGTCGCGCGCTTCAACTTCTCCCACGGCACGCACGAGTACCACCAGGAGACGCTCGACAACCTCAGGCAGGCCATGCACAACACCGGCATCCTCTGCGCCGTCATGCTTGACACCAAG GGTCCTGAGATCCGTACTGGATTTTTGAAGGATGGTAAACCAATTAAGCTAACCAAGGGTCAAGAAATCACTGTCACCACTGATTATGATATCAAGGGTGATGAGAATACGATCGCTATGAGTTACAAGAAACTACCTGTTGATGTGAAGCCTGGAAATGTCATACTGTGTGCAGATGGTACTATCTCTCTGACTGTCCTCTCTTGCGATCTTGATGCTGGAACTGTGAGATGTAAGTGTGAAAACACTGCAATGCTCGGTGAGAGAAAGAACTGCAATTTGCCAGGAATTGTTGTTGATCTTCCTACACTAACTGAGAAAGATAAGGAGGACATTTTGGGATGGGGCGTTCCAAATGATATTGATATGATTGCTCTATCCTTTGTTCGTAAAGGATCGGATTTGGTGACTGTCAGACAGGTTCTTGGGCAGCATGCCAAGCGCATCAAGTTGATGTCAAAG GTTGAAAACCAAGAGGGTGTTGTGAACTTTGATGAGATCTTGAGGGAGACTGATGCTTTTATGGTTGCTAGAGGTGATCTGGGAATGGAGATTCCAGTTGAGAAGATTTTCCTTGCGCAGAAGATGATGATCTACAAGTGCAATATTGCTGGCAAGCCTGTTGTTACTGCTACCCAGATGCTTGAGTCAATGATCAAATCTCCAAGGCCAACTCGTGCTGAGGCGACTGATGTTGCAAATGCTGTTCTGGATGGAACTGACTGCGTCATGCTCAGTGGTGAGAGCGCTGCTGGAGCATACCCCGAGCTGGCTGTGAAGATCATGGCTCGTATATGCATTGAGGCAGAATCTTCCCTGGACCACGAGGCAGTTTTCAAGGCCATGATCAGGTCCGCGCCCCTACCAATGAGTCCATTGGAATCTCTTGCATCATCTGCTGTGCGAACTGCCAATAAGGCCAAGGCTGCACTGATTGTCGTCTTGACTCGTGGTGGCACCACGGCCAAGCTTGTTGCAAAGTACCGTCCCAGGGTTCCAATCCTCTCTGTGGTTGTCCCTGTGCTGACAACGGATTCATTCGACTGGACCATCAGCTCTGAGGGCCCAGCGAGGCACAGCCTAATCTACAGAGGCCTCATCCCCCTCCTTGCCGAGGGCTCTGCCAAGGCTACAGATTCAGAGTCGACAGAGGTGATCCTGGAGGCTGCCCTGAAGACTGCAGTACAGAAGCAGCTGTGCAAGCCTGGTGAAGCCGTCGTTGCTCTTCACCGTATCGGCGTGGCATCTGTCATCAAGATCTGCATCGTGAAGTGA